The following proteins come from a genomic window of Paenibacillus swuensis:
- a CDS encoding DUF3243 domain-containing protein: MSVLSNFDNWKQFLGNRVEAAHKAGMNDDTIANLAYEIGEFLDEKINPKNDEERVLKELWDVGDQQDRHTMAKLMVKLAENNQ; encoded by the coding sequence ATGTCTGTTTTGTCTAACTTTGATAACTGGAAACAATTTCTCGGCAACCGGGTGGAAGCAGCTCACAAAGCGGGGATGAATGATGATACAATCGCTAATCTTGCTTACGAAATCGGTGAGTTCCTGGATGAGAAAATTAATCCCAAGAATGACGAAGAACGCGTCTTGAAAGAGCTGTGGGACGTAGGAGATCAACAAGATCGCCACACGATGGCCAAATTAATGGTTAAGCTTGCTGAGAATAACCAATAA
- a CDS encoding DUF3388 domain-containing protein, whose protein sequence is MEVKQWYMEYKIHKNRPGLLGDIASLMGMLEINIISINGVDDRKRGMLLQSTDDEKIELMGKMLKKVDNITITALRAPKLVDVLAVRHGRYIDRDVDDLKTFRFTREELGLLVDFLGEVFKREGNQVVGLRGMPRVGKTESIIAGSVCSNKRWTFVSSTLLRQTVRSQLSEDEINPNNIYIIDGIVSTIRSNEKHHQLLQDIMSMPSTKVIEHPDIFIRESEYDYSHFDYIIELRNHPDEEITYDTFTANYDGF, encoded by the coding sequence ATGGAAGTAAAACAATGGTATATGGAATACAAGATTCATAAGAACCGTCCCGGCTTATTGGGCGACATCGCGTCTCTGATGGGAATGTTGGAAATTAACATTATTTCCATTAATGGTGTCGATGACCGTAAACGGGGTATGCTGCTTCAATCCACGGACGACGAGAAGATCGAGCTAATGGGCAAGATGCTTAAGAAGGTGGACAATATTACAATCACCGCGTTGCGAGCCCCTAAATTGGTCGATGTTCTGGCCGTTCGTCACGGTCGATATATTGACAGAGACGTGGATGATTTGAAAACTTTTCGTTTCACTCGTGAAGAATTGGGATTACTTGTCGACTTTTTGGGTGAAGTATTTAAGAGGGAAGGCAACCAGGTCGTCGGATTAAGAGGAATGCCGCGGGTTGGCAAGACCGAATCCATTATTGCGGGGAGCGTCTGTTCCAACAAACGCTGGACTTTTGTTTCCTCTACCTTGCTTCGCCAGACGGTTAGAAGCCAACTCTCGGAAGATGAGATTAATCCGAACAATATATATATTATTGATGGCATTGTCAGTACAATCCGTTCCAATGAAAAGCATCATCAACTATTGCAAGATATTATGAGCATGCCGTCAACCAAAGTCATTGAACACCCGGATATTTTCATCCGTGAGTCCGAGTATGACTACAGCCACTTTGATTATATCATTGAGTTGCGTAACCACCCTGACGAAGAAATCACATACGATACGTTTACCGCTAATTATGACGGCTTCTAA
- a CDS encoding RodZ domain-containing protein: MSELGQLLKNARLEKGYTLEDVQDITKIRKHYLEAIEEGNFKALPGNFYVRAFIKTYAETVGLDPEETLGLHKNVIPSSVQEPQHDTVIRKRKRSDSDTEKVGKLASSALMWLFPILIIGIIYYFFVVNYDGNKQVKQPEGENITNSKQEPVVEDTPNAGNGTAQGSNNANKGTSTDGTTGNANAVEPGTEEGIAGEVPPEGAVTDPNTLPAQEAGVVFDAKKGKTDNYNIAGATAITVELTVAEGKECWYEVREGNSDGKQLDTGTLRNASTVTVASDKDTFIKVGNAGNVQIKVNGVLVDDGDKPNSKRLQMNFATAASAPTP, encoded by the coding sequence GTGTCTGAGCTCGGTCAATTACTGAAGAACGCTCGTCTTGAGAAAGGATACACTCTCGAAGATGTGCAAGACATTACGAAGATTCGCAAACATTACCTGGAAGCGATCGAGGAAGGCAATTTTAAAGCGTTACCGGGTAATTTCTATGTTAGAGCTTTCATTAAAACTTATGCCGAAACCGTAGGTTTGGACCCCGAGGAAACTTTAGGTTTGCATAAGAACGTTATTCCGTCATCGGTTCAGGAGCCTCAACATGATACGGTTATTCGTAAGCGCAAGCGTTCCGATTCCGACACGGAGAAGGTGGGTAAACTCGCTTCATCGGCCTTGATGTGGTTATTTCCAATACTGATTATCGGCATTATTTATTATTTCTTTGTTGTCAATTATGACGGCAATAAGCAGGTTAAACAACCTGAAGGCGAGAATATAACGAACTCCAAGCAGGAGCCGGTTGTAGAAGATACGCCGAATGCGGGCAACGGAACAGCACAAGGCAGTAACAATGCGAATAAAGGGACATCAACAGATGGTACGACAGGGAATGCCAATGCCGTTGAACCGGGAACGGAAGAAGGCATAGCCGGCGAGGTACCGCCTGAGGGAGCGGTGACGGATCCCAATACGTTGCCTGCCCAAGAAGCGGGTGTCGTGTTCGATGCGAAGAAGGGCAAGACGGATAATTATAATATAGCCGGTGCAACTGCCATAACCGTTGAACTGACCGTTGCGGAAGGAAAAGAATGCTGGTATGAGGTTCGTGAAGGCAATTCGGACGGAAAACAGCTTGATACGGGTACCTTGAGAAACGCAAGTACGGTTACTGTTGCCTCGGACAAGGATACATTTATTAAGGTCGGTAATGCGGGTAACGTACAGATCAAGGTGAACGGCGTGCTTGTCGATGACGGCGATAAGCCGAACTCGAAGAGGCTTCAGATGAATTTCGCGACGGCTGCTTCCGCCCCGACTCCATAG